One window of the Salmo trutta chromosome 35, fSalTru1.1, whole genome shotgun sequence genome contains the following:
- the cfap206 gene encoding cilia- and flagella-associated protein 206, with translation MATDGDPGGRGTVVGNLRLRSLQVKNMSRAQAESVIKNIIREIAQECAGKGHAVSETLVAFMVKAVVLDPRNLFNVDRTLTKQDVRKLVELCVDKLMDQGSPTLDTIKMQVYFDMNYTSRREFIEEHQRVLQSRLVPVSREITDSRVKTREDLEGLYRKIVSYVLLRSGLGSSTDITTVREATAALQSIFPQSELGTFMSLIKKDKEQQLNDLSMIVTGIRLFNKDSRKGGEGIDDLPAILNEAIPSTSKDIEWELELSQSLAWQYTSWLERLLNPEVETRECIVPLDMLKQALYNVRQHEAFLKVILADVILCAKQVETLQTELATHMKLLRVTVHSKTAVPTAQVFPHFTALAKFWSGLQDEMVLLSILSNIMENLQPFLAAQSQLFPDGQLEDVLGSEIKKYEQRMKESSENRIDPYEIKTQEWLLPETTANFDKLPLQYNGICGYTLVKKDGLLLPGNPSIGVLKHREKYYVFSSKEAALRFGSKPDEYIAHVAEKAKQSPELIQLLQLHQQFACVTPYPEMQSGERLLVKPITKCDSSTQTDTHLLETNIVKSYEWNEWELRRKAIKLANLRSKVTHSMQTNLSHMRRDNVTQTYLLEDVACQSKRDGNSNVPKPQVYLAGLRGGKTKTTHMIKTNLTRSVNE, from the exons ATGGCAACCGACGGGGACCCGGGAGGACGCGGTACGGTAGTGGGGAATTTGCGTCTCCGTAGCTTGCAAGTTAAAAACATGTCTCGTGCTCAAGCAGAAAGTGTGATCAAAAACATTATTCGAGAAATCGCCCAAGAATGTGCCGGAAAAGGGCATGCTGTGTCCGAAACTTTAGTGGCTTTCATG GTAAAAGCTGTTGTGTTGGACCCACGAAATCTATTTAACGTTGATCGGACTCTTACCAAGCAAGATGTTAGAAAACTTGTGGAA TTGTGTGTGGACAAACTCATGGACCAGGGGAGCCCTACCCTTGACACAATCAAGATGCAAGTCTACTTCGACATGAATTACACATCTCGAC GTGAGTTTATTGAGGAGCACCAGCGGGTACTACAGTCAAGGCTAGTCCCAGTGAGTCGAGAAATCACTGACAGCCGAGTGAAAACACGTGAGGATCTGGAGGGCCTTTACCGTAAGATCGTCAGCTATGTTCTGCTGCGCTCGGGCCTGGGTTCTTCCACAGACATCACCACAGTGCGAGAGGCTACGG CTGCCTTACAGAGCATCTTTCCCCAGTCAGAGCTGGGGACCTTCATGTCCCTCATCAAGAAGGACAAGGAGCAACAGCTCAACGACCTCAGCATGATTGTGACTGGCATCCGTCTCTTCAACAAAGACagcaggaaaggaggagagggcaTAGACGACT TGCCAGCTATTCTGAATGAAGCCATTCCATCCACCAGTAAAGACATTGAATGGGAGCTGGAGCTTTCTCAGAGTTTGGCCTGGCAGTACACATCCTGGCTGGAGAGGCTCCTGAACCCTGAGGTTGAGACCAGAGAATGTATTGTTCCCCTGGACATGCTTAAACAGGCTCTCTATAATGTACGACAACATGAAGCCTTTCTCAAAGTTATTTTG GCAGATGTCATTCTATGTGCAAAGCAAGTTGAAACCCTACAGACTGAACTAGCGACACATATGAAGCTTTTGAGGGTCACCGTACATTCAAAGACTGCAGTACCCACTGCACAGGTTTTT CCCCATTTCACAGCTCTGGCAAAGTTCTGGTCAGGTCTTCAAGATGAGATGGTGCTGTTGAGCATCCTCAGTAACATAATGGAGAACCTGCAGCCCTTCCTGGCTGCTCAGTCCCAGCTCTTCCCTGATGGTCAGTTGGAGGACGTACTGGGGTCGGAGATCAAGAAATACGAGCAGAGAATGAAGGAGTCTTCAG aAAACCGTATTGACCCCTATGAGATCAAAACACAAGAGTGGCTCTTGCCTGAGACAACAGCCAACTTTGACAAATTACCACTGCAGTACAATGGAATTTGTGGTTATACACTTGTGAAGAAGGATGGGCTTTTACTGCCAG GCAACCCAAGCATAGGAGTCCTGAAACATAGGGAGAAATACTATGTTTTCAGCTCCAAGGAGGCAGCTTTAAGATTTGGATCCAAGCCAGATGAGTACATTGCCCATGTGGCAGAGAAAGCAAAGCAGTCCCCTGAGCTTATCCAGCTCCTCCAACTCCACCAACAGTTTGCCTGTGTCACTCCATATCctgag ATGCAGTCAGGGGAGAGACTGTTGGTAAAACCCATTACAAAGTGTGACAGCAGCACTCAGACAGACACTCATTTGTTGGAGACCAACATTGTGAAGTCATACGAGTGGAATGAGTGGGAGCTGAGGAGAAAAGCAATTAAATTG GCCAATCTTCGTAGTAAAGTGACCCACTCAATGCAGACTAATCTAAGTCACATGAGGAGGGATAACGTCACCCAAACCTACCTCCTCGAAGATGTTGCATGCCAGAGCAAGAGGGATGGCAATAGCAATGTCCCCAAGCCTCAGGTGTACCTGGCTGGTCTTCGAGGAGGGAAAACCAAGACTACACATATGATAAAAACAAACTTGACCAGATCAGTAAATGAATAA